CATAGCTTATGCTATGACAGTATCGTTCCTTTCGATAACGATACCAACCAACTAAGATGACGCTTAATTGATTTCGGCGGCTACCCCTTTCTTCTTTTTTCATCGTTTTCCACTCCAAAAGAATACTTATTGCAGTCGCACCTCTACAATTTGTAGGACTTTGCTAGATTACATTAAGATATCGCAGTTGCCAATAGGATAAATGTGAAATAATGAATAAACTAGCGATAATTTATTCATGTGAGATCCGATCTTTGGATAATTTAGATAAGAAATGTGTTTTTATATTTACCAAAAAAATAGATTAGGTTATGATAATTACGGTGGTTTCAATTTTATTGAAAGAGAAATGAAATATTAAAATAACTTTAGGAGAAAAGAATGTCAGATTTATTAAAAACATTATCTAATATTCGTAGTTTACGCGTTTTAGCTCGAGAAGCATCTTTAGAGCAATTAGAATCTATTGCTCAAAAAATCGCTCTTGTTATTGAAGAAAAACAAGAAGAAATTAAAGCTCAAGAAGCAGAAAATGCGAAACGCTTAGCTGGATTAAAGAAATATCAGGATTTATTAGCACAAGATGGCATTTCTGCAGAAGAACTTGTATTATTACTTTCTGGCTCAGCAGTCGAGCGTAAAAAACGTGAACCTCGAGCTCCACGTCCTGCTAAATATAAATATGTTGATGCAAATGGCAATGAAAAAACATGGACAGGCCAAGGAAGAACTCCTCGTGAAATCCAGCTGGCATTAAATTCAGGCAAATCATTAGCTGATTTTGCAATCTAAGTACGGATAAAATAATTACAAAGACCCACATCATTGGTGTGGGTTTTCTTTTAT
Above is a genomic segment from Actinobacillus indolicus containing:
- a CDS encoding H-NS family nucleoid-associated regulatory protein produces the protein MSDLLKTLSNIRSLRVLAREASLEQLESIAQKIALVIEEKQEEIKAQEAENAKRLAGLKKYQDLLAQDGISAEELVLLLSGSAVERKKREPRAPRPAKYKYVDANGNEKTWTGQGRTPREIQLALNSGKSLADFAI